From Synchiropus splendidus isolate RoL2022-P1 chromosome 10, RoL_Sspl_1.0, whole genome shotgun sequence, the proteins below share one genomic window:
- the tlr7 gene encoding LOW QUALITY PROTEIN: toll-like receptor 7 (The sequence of the model RefSeq protein was modified relative to this genomic sequence to represent the inferred CDS: substituted 1 base at 1 genomic stop codon) yields the protein MKVLRRLYNNNPITLSQKYNNQCVIILFHLLEASLFTIKVYIIERDVLLIAQXILLKLLTSVQVCVILLGLCDCLTMTAATIYYPKTLPCDVSEDRNSSAVTVDCTERGLVHVPPDIPRETTNLTLTINHIHEFNSSSFSDLHNLTEIDMRCNCVPIKIGPKDHICTRSVIIHDDTFSTLRSLRALYLDGNQLSEIPRGLPSDLILLSLEVNHIYDISRKNLSDVTNVQILYLGQNCYYRNPCNVSYSIEEGTFAHLNNLTLLSLKSNNLSFIPHQLPATLKELYLYNNNIESVTAEDFKNLTNLEILDISGNCPRCYNAPFPCTPCPNNSPLRINSSAFKMLTKLKTLRLRSNSLRSVSPKWFHSTKDLRVLDLSSNFLSSEIKSTNFPYYLGKLEEIDLSFNYELQQYPQTLILSKNFSSLKSLKIFRLKGYIFQQLPPESIDPLKALKNLEIVDLGTNFIKMANLSILMELKSFKIISLSDNKISSPSDGQEMLGLPPKVTEFWSPMSPAIEHQNNDVREIHYFRYDEYARSCKHKDKEVGVLLSFVKQECSDYGKTLDVSRNNIFFLHSRFLNLGELRCLNLSGNLMSQSLNGTEFTYLSNLKYLDFSSNRLDLLYSTAFQELKKLTVLDISHNNHYFESEGVTHMLNFTKNLKNLKKLMMNHNKISTSTNKELESESLEHLEFRDNRLDLMWRDGDSRYFNYFKKLVNLVVLDISHNSLTYIPKLVFSGLPAKLSKLYLRNNKLKTFDWEKLELLTCLQVLDLSTNHLTEVPATLSASAKSLKKLILHDNQLAQLTPDFLKGAFNLTHLDLSFNLIQYIEQSSFPDDVVNGMQTLLLNNNSFLCTCRATSFIRWLNTTKVTIPRLGYDVTCDAPGTLQGSPVISVDLQACQYSYLSILLYTLMTSSVLSLLVLSISSHLFLWDVWYLYHFCWAKLRGYKRLHSQSNVFDAFVLYDKDDPAVSEWVWREMSTNLEERGDRRLTLCLEERDWIPGCPTVDSLSQSIHKSKWTVFILTNSYIKSGGFKTAFYMAHQRLMDEKKDVIVLILLEKVPCNSKYLRLRRRLYKRSVLEWPTNPQAEPYFWYSLRSVLLTQGQTQYNSLFKETL from the coding sequence tctgtgcaggtgtgtgtcatACTCTTGGGTCTGTGCGATTGTCTGACAATGACAGCTGCTACCATTTACTATCCCAAAACTCTGCCATGTGACGTGAGCGAAGACCGTAACAGCAGTGCTGTGACGGTGGACTGCACAGAGAGAGGCCTGGTGCACGTACCACCCGACATCCCCAGAGAGACCACCAATCTGACGCTCACCATCAACCACATCCACGAGTTCAACTCCAGCTCCTTCAGCGACCTGCACAACCTCACCGAGATCGACATGAGGTGCAACTGTGTGCCCATCAAGATCGGACCCAAAGACCACATATGTACGAGGAGCGTCATCATACATGACGACACTTTCTCCACCTTGAGGAGTCTTCGTGCTCTCTACTTGGATGGCAACCAGCTCTCAGAAATCCCGAGAGGCCTCCCTTCTGACTTGATCCTGCTGAGCCTGGAGGTCAATCACATCTACGATATCTCCAGAAAAAACCTCTCTGACGTCACCAATGTCCAAATCCTCTATCTGGGTCAGAACTGTTACTACCGAAACCCCTGCAACGTGTCCTACAGCATCGAGGAGGGCACTTTTGCACATCTCAACAATTTAACGCTGCTGTCCCTCAAGTCAAACAACCTATCTTTCATCCCACATCAACTCCCGGCCACCCTGAAGGAGTTATACctctacaacaacaacattgaGTCGGTCACAGCAGAGGACTTCAAGAATCTCACCAACTTGGAGATTCTAGACATTAGCGGAAACTGCCCACGGTGCTACAACGCCCCTTTCCCCTGCACCCCCTGCCCAAATAATTCACCGCTTCGCATCAACAGCTCGGCTTTCAAAATGCTCACCAAACTGAAGACCTTACGTTTACGAAGTAACTCTCTGAGAAGCGTGTCGCCGAAGTGGTTCCACAGTACCAAAGATCTGAGGGTGCTTGATTTATCTTCAAACTTTTTATCAAGTGAAATAAAGTCAACCAATTTTCCTTATTACCTCGGCAAACTAGAAGAAATCGACCTCTCGTTTAATTACGAGCTTCAGCAGTATCCCCAAACTTTGATTCTTAGCAAGAACTTTTCCTCCCTAAAGTCCCTGAAAATTTTCAGATTAAAGGGCTACATCTTCCAGCAGCTGCCACCAGAGAGCATCGATCCTCTAAAAGCTTTAAAGAACCTGGAGATTGTAGATTTGGGCACAAACTTCATCAAAATGGCAAATCTGAGCATCCTCATGGAACTAAAAAGTTTCAAAATCATCAGCCTCTCTGACAACAAAATATCGTCGCCCTCCGATGGCCAGGAGATGTTGGGGTTGCCCCCAAAGGTGACCGAGTTCTGGTCGCCAATGTCGCCTGCCATAGAGCACCAAAACAATGATGTCAGAGAGATCCACTACTTTAGATACGATGAGTACGCACGCAGCTGCAAACATAAAGATAAAGAAGTGGGAGTCCTCCTCTCTTTTGTCAAACAAGAATGCAGTGATTATGGGAAGACTCTTGATGTCAGCAGGAACAACATATTCTTCCTGCATAGTCGATTCCTCAACCTCGGAGAGCTGCGTTGCCTCAACCTCTCCGGGAATCTGATGAGTCAGAGTCTGAATGGTACAGAGTTCACCTATCTCAGCAACCTTAAATATTTGGACTTCTCCTCCAACCGTCTGGACCTGCTCTACTCCACAGCCTTtcaggagctgaagaagctcACAGTCCTGGACATCAGCCACAACAACCACTACTTTGAGTCGGAGGGCGTCACACACATGCTTAATTTTACCAAAAATCTAAAGAATCTGAAGAAACTGATGATGAACCACAACAAGATCTCTACGTCCACAAACAAGGAGCTGGAAAGCGAGTCGCTGGAGCACTTGGAGTTCAGAGATAACCGTTTGGACCTGATGTGGCGGGACGGGGACAGCAGGTACTTCAACTATTTCAAGAAACTAGTCAATTTAGTTGTCCTTGACATTTCTCACAACAGCCTCACATATATTCCGAAGTTGGTCTTTAGCGGACTACCTGCCAAACTGTCAAAGCTctacctgagaaacaacaaactGAAGACTTTTGACTGGGAAAAACTAGAACTTCTAACCTGCCTGCAGGTGTTAGATCTGAGTACAAATCACTTGACCGAAGTGCCAGCCACGCTGTCGGCCTCTGCCAAGTCCCTGAAGAAGCTCATCTTGCACGACAACCAGCTTGCCCAACTGACACCAGACTTCCTAAAAGGCGCCTTTAACTTGACACACCTGGACCTCAGTTTCAATCTCATCCAATACATTGAACAATCCAGCTTCCCCGATGATGTGGTCAATGGGATGCAGACACTGCTTTTGAACAACAACAGCTTCCTTTGCACGTGTAGGGCCACTTCATTCATCAGATGGCTCAACACAACCAAGGTGACCATCCCAAGACTGGGCTACGACGTGACCTGCGATGCGCCTGGCACACTGCAAGGTTCCCCGGTCATCTCTGTTGACCTGCAGGCCTGTCAGTACAGCTACCTCTCCATCTTACTCTACACTCTCATGACCTCCTCCGTCCTCAGCCTACTCGTTCTGTCCATCTCCAGCCATCTCTTCCTCTGGGATGTCTGGTACTTATACCACTTTTGCTGGGCGAAGCTCCGTGGTTACAAACGTTTGCACTCTCAAAGCAACGTCTTTGACGCCTTTGTTTTATACGACAAAGACGATCCCGCTGTGTCCGAGTGGGTTTGGAGGGAGATGTCCACTAACTTGGAAGAGCGTGGGGACCGAAGACTGACACTGTGTCTGGAGGAACGGGACTGGATACCAGGTTGTCCCACGGTTGACAGCCTCTCGCAGAGCATCCATAAGAGCAAGTGGACAGTATTCATCTTGACCAACAGCTACATCAAAAGCGGTGGCTTCAAGACGGCGTTCTACATGGCCCACCAGAGGCTcatggatgagaaaaaagatgTCATCGTTCTCATCCTCTTGGAGAAAGTACCTTGCAACTCGAAGTACCTGAGACTGAGAAGGCGGTTGTACAAACGATCTGTCCTGGAGTGGCCAACAAATCCACAAGCTGAACCGTATTTCTGGTACAGCCTCAGGAGTGTGTTACTGACCCAGGGACAGACACAGTACAATAGTCTTTTCAAGGAGACGCTGTAG